The following proteins are co-located in the Ammospiza caudacuta isolate bAmmCau1 chromosome 20, bAmmCau1.pri, whole genome shotgun sequence genome:
- the SMYD4 gene encoding SET and MYND domain-containing protein 4 isoform X1, translating to MALPVAEWQGRTARLWAALEPALRERLAAASLQDAVRLGCDVLRSKEEEEAALEQLCHQAPTDKKPEAASWYREQGNREFKRGWYQAALRLYSRAASHELPGSPEVSVCFANRSAALLHLGHFEVCLEDIARAESHGYPDRLLPKVLLRKAECLLCLGRLQDAQDVLRVLESKIALDGAMTTHLTRLKKLSQLKVKLGEKERCPEPAQGEHGGTQGEPEIWEENSSISGASSSLSLSFDAERGRHLVASQDIMAGQSLVKEEAFVSVLCPGESLALQDGDTAWDTRATNADLYCHRCLRQLLASVPCQGCSYAQYCSQDCADRAWQQYHRTECPLGALLLTLGVFCHVALRTVLLAGYAEVSRLVEGSHCGDKNLQNPEGSCRPLSEADAGAGSRGVPGCDSSGRYQSSYQALFHLLPHTEQHSPEHKFLCTLSVVALCKQLQAAGLEAAVLSQESPQQCSKPKTCEKTSEELSPELKTVAEAMLRHVLQLQCNAQAITVMQEMGPGDGAVVDKKPVRLATAFFPVLSLLNHSCCPNTSVSFSGTSVTVRAAQPISSGQEVLHCYGPHWCRMGVAERQQLLRQYFFECRCPACLQELQSGVKSVVSIRNSFCCPKCQAQMQGEEDTLCCSIEACATSASRDHLSGRLQDLQQEIKKALELLRVRKADQAIKKLLKCQMDAGTFLSPEHLLMGEMEDHLAQVYATVGKWQEAARHLRKSIEIVEMHHGPSSVETGHELFKLAQILFNGFAVSEALSTIQRAEGILSVHFGPQSAQMQELQEMKACLSELPRNILQRT from the exons ATGGCGCTGCCCGTGGCGGAGTGGCAGGGCCGCACCGCCCGGCTCTGGGCCGCGCTGGAGCCGGCGCTGAGGGAGCGGCTGGCGGCGGCTTCGCTTCAGGACGCGGTGCGGTTGGGTTGCGATGTGCTCCG gagcaaggaggaggaggaggcagccctggagcagtTGTGCCACCAGGCACCCACGGACAAGAAGCCGGAGGCCGCGAGCTGGTACCGGGAGCAGGGAAACCGGGAATTCAAGCGGGGCTGGTACCAGGCTGCCCTGAGGCTCTACTCCAGG gcagcatccCACGAGCTCCCTGGGAGCCCCGAGGTGTCCGTGTGCTTTGCCAACCGCTCGGCCGCCCTCCTGCACCTGGGGCACTTTGAG GTTTGTTTGGAAGATATTGCCAGGGCTGAAAGCCATGGCTATCCAGACAGGCTGCTGCCCAAGGTCCTGCTGCGGAAAGCTGAGTgtctgctgtgcctggggaggtTACAGGATGCACAGGATGTCCTCAGGGTGCTGGAGAGTAAAATTGCTCTGGATGGGGCCATGACTACACACCTGACACGGCTAAAAAAGCTAAGTCAGCTGAAGGTTAAATTAGGTGAGAAAGAGAGGTGTCCAGAGCCTGCACAAGGAGAACATGGTGGCACTCAAGGGGAGCCAGAGATCTGGGAAGAGAACAGCAGCATTTCAGGTGCATCctcatccctgagcctgagTTTTGATGCAGAGAGAGGACGACACTTGGTGGCCTCCCAGGACATCATGGCAGGACAGAGCCTGGTGAAGGAGGAAGCCTTTGTGAGcgtgctgtgccctggggagagCCTTGCCCTGCAGGATGGTGACACAGCGTGGGACACTCGAGCCACCAACGCAGACCTTTACTGCCACCGCTGtctgaggcagctcctggcctcagtgccctgccagggctgcagttATGCCCAGTACTGCAGCCAGGACTGTGCAGACAGGGCCTGGCAGCAGTACCACAGGACAGAGTGTCCCCTGGGAGcgctgctcctcaccctgggGGTCTTCTGCCACGTGGCCCTGAGGACTGTCCTGCTGGCAGGATATGCAGAGGTCAGCAGGCTGGTGGAAGGGTCCCACTGTGGGGACAAGAACCTTCAGAACCCTGAGGGAAGCTGCAGGCCTCTCAGTGAGGCAgatgcaggagctggcagcagaggtGTCCCTGGTTGTGACAGCAGTGGTCGGTACCAGAGCTCTTACCAAGCTCTGTTCCACCTTTTGCCCcacactgagcagcacagccctgagcacaaGTTCCTCTGCACTCTCAGTGTGGTAGCTCTGTGCAAACAGCTGCAAGCAGCTGGCTTGGAGGCTGCTGTGTTGAGTCAGGAATCGCCTCAGCAGTGCTCCAAACCAAAGACATGTGAGAAAACCTCAGAGGAATTGTCCCCAGAGCTGAAGACTGTGGCAGAAGCAATGCTGAGGCACGTGTTGCAGCTGCAGTGTAATGCACAAGCAATCACTGTAATGCAGGAGATGG GGCCTGGAGATGGGGCTGTTGTAGATAAGAAGCCTGTGAGGCTGGCAACAGCCTTCTTCCCTGTCCTCAGCCTCCTGAACCATTCGTGCTGCCCCAACACCAGCGTGTCATTCAGCGGGACATCTGTCACtgtcagggcagcacagccaaTCTCAAGTGGCCAAGAGGTTTTGCATTGCTATG GGCCTCACTGGTGCAGGATGGGGGTTGCTGAGAGACAGCAGCTTCTCAGGCAGTATTTCTTCGAGTGTCGCTGCCCAGCGTGCCTCCAGGAGTTACAGTCTGGTGTCAAGAGTGTGGTGTCCATCAGAAATTCGTTCTGCTGTCCAAAATGCCAGGCCCAAATGCAG GGGGAAGAAGACACACTTTGCTGTTCAATTGAAGCTTGTGCAACCTCAGCCAGCAGAGATCACCTGTCTGGGCGTTTACAGGACCTTCAGCAAGAAATCAAGAAAGCTTTAGAGCTGCTGAGAGTCAGGAAGGCTG atcaGGCTATCAAAAAACTCCTGAAGTGTCAGATGGATGCTGGAACCTTCTTGTCCCCAGAGCATTTGCTGATGGGAGAGATGGAGGATCATCTGGCACAGGTCTATGCTACTGTTG GGAAGTGGCAGGAAGCAGCCAGACACCTGAGGAAGAGTATTGAGATTGTGGAAATGCACCATGGGCCATCAAGTGTAGAAACAGGCCATGAACTTTTCAAGTTGGCACAAATCCTCTTCAATGG CTTTGCAGTTTCTGAAGCTCTGAGCACGATACAAAGAGCAGAGGGGATTTTGTCAGTGCACTTTGGTCCTCAGAGTGCTCAGATGCAGGAACTACAAGAGATGAAGGCCTGCCTGTCAGAGCTTCCCAGAAACATCCTTCAGAGGACTTAA
- the SMYD4 gene encoding SET and MYND domain-containing protein 4 isoform X2, which translates to MALPVAEWQGRTARLWAALEPALRERLAAASLQDAVRLGCDVLRSKEEEEAALEQLCHQAPTDKKPEAASWYREQGNREFKRGWYQAALRLYSRAASHELPGSPEVSVCFANRSAALLHLGHFEVCLEDIARAESHGYPDRLLPKVLLRKAECLLCLGRLQDAQDVLRVLESKIALDGAMTTHLTRLKKLSQLKVKLGPGDGAVVDKKPVRLATAFFPVLSLLNHSCCPNTSVSFSGTSVTVRAAQPISSGQEVLHCYGPHWCRMGVAERQQLLRQYFFECRCPACLQELQSGVKSVVSIRNSFCCPKCQAQMQGEEDTLCCSIEACATSASRDHLSGRLQDLQQEIKKALELLRVRKADQAIKKLLKCQMDAGTFLSPEHLLMGEMEDHLAQVYATVGKWQEAARHLRKSIEIVEMHHGPSSVETGHELFKLAQILFNGFAVSEALSTIQRAEGILSVHFGPQSAQMQELQEMKACLSELPRNILQRT; encoded by the exons ATGGCGCTGCCCGTGGCGGAGTGGCAGGGCCGCACCGCCCGGCTCTGGGCCGCGCTGGAGCCGGCGCTGAGGGAGCGGCTGGCGGCGGCTTCGCTTCAGGACGCGGTGCGGTTGGGTTGCGATGTGCTCCG gagcaaggaggaggaggaggcagccctggagcagtTGTGCCACCAGGCACCCACGGACAAGAAGCCGGAGGCCGCGAGCTGGTACCGGGAGCAGGGAAACCGGGAATTCAAGCGGGGCTGGTACCAGGCTGCCCTGAGGCTCTACTCCAGG gcagcatccCACGAGCTCCCTGGGAGCCCCGAGGTGTCCGTGTGCTTTGCCAACCGCTCGGCCGCCCTCCTGCACCTGGGGCACTTTGAG GTTTGTTTGGAAGATATTGCCAGGGCTGAAAGCCATGGCTATCCAGACAGGCTGCTGCCCAAGGTCCTGCTGCGGAAAGCTGAGTgtctgctgtgcctggggaggtTACAGGATGCACAGGATGTCCTCAGGGTGCTGGAGAGTAAAATTGCTCTGGATGGGGCCATGACTACACACCTGACACGGCTAAAAAAGCTAAGTCAGCTGAAGGTTAAATTAG GGCCTGGAGATGGGGCTGTTGTAGATAAGAAGCCTGTGAGGCTGGCAACAGCCTTCTTCCCTGTCCTCAGCCTCCTGAACCATTCGTGCTGCCCCAACACCAGCGTGTCATTCAGCGGGACATCTGTCACtgtcagggcagcacagccaaTCTCAAGTGGCCAAGAGGTTTTGCATTGCTATG GGCCTCACTGGTGCAGGATGGGGGTTGCTGAGAGACAGCAGCTTCTCAGGCAGTATTTCTTCGAGTGTCGCTGCCCAGCGTGCCTCCAGGAGTTACAGTCTGGTGTCAAGAGTGTGGTGTCCATCAGAAATTCGTTCTGCTGTCCAAAATGCCAGGCCCAAATGCAG GGGGAAGAAGACACACTTTGCTGTTCAATTGAAGCTTGTGCAACCTCAGCCAGCAGAGATCACCTGTCTGGGCGTTTACAGGACCTTCAGCAAGAAATCAAGAAAGCTTTAGAGCTGCTGAGAGTCAGGAAGGCTG atcaGGCTATCAAAAAACTCCTGAAGTGTCAGATGGATGCTGGAACCTTCTTGTCCCCAGAGCATTTGCTGATGGGAGAGATGGAGGATCATCTGGCACAGGTCTATGCTACTGTTG GGAAGTGGCAGGAAGCAGCCAGACACCTGAGGAAGAGTATTGAGATTGTGGAAATGCACCATGGGCCATCAAGTGTAGAAACAGGCCATGAACTTTTCAAGTTGGCACAAATCCTCTTCAATGG CTTTGCAGTTTCTGAAGCTCTGAGCACGATACAAAGAGCAGAGGGGATTTTGTCAGTGCACTTTGGTCCTCAGAGTGCTCAGATGCAGGAACTACAAGAGATGAAGGCCTGCCTGTCAGAGCTTCCCAGAAACATCCTTCAGAGGACTTAA
- the RPA1 gene encoding replication protein A 70 kDa DNA-binding subunit: MSVRLSEGAIAAIMQGEEVSKPVLQVINTRAIATGSGPPRYRVLMSDGVNTLSSFMLATQLNSLVEEERLSARCVCQVNRFIVNSLKDGRRVVILMDVNVLQTADQVGGPIGNPQPYNEGQGQRSAAPAGNPAASKPQQQNGNLSGAGPAAPKYHAPSHQFGKASAPSALKTPGGSQIKVVPIASLNPYQSKWTICARVTQKGQIRTWSNSRGEGKLFSIELVDESGEIRATAFNDQADKFFPLIELNKVYCFTKGNLKTANKQYTAVKNDYEITFTNETSVVPCDDAQHLPSVQFDFVSISDLENTPKDSIVDVIGICKSYEDVTKITVKANNREVSKRNVHLMDTSGKLVTATLWGNEAEQFDGSRQPVIAIKGARVSDFGGRSLSVLSSSTVVINPDSPEAFKLRGWFDSEGQLLECTSISDVRGGPAAGANTNWKTLFEAKSENLGQGDKADYFSCVGTIVHLRKENCMYQACPSQDCNKKVIDQQNGLYRCEKCDREFPNFKYRLMLLVTIADCLEYQWVTCFQDTAEFILGQNAAFLGELKEKNEQAFEEVFQNANFNTYEFRIRVKLETYNDESRIKATALDVKPVNYREYSKRLIANIRRNAQLG, from the exons ATGAGCGTGCGGCTGAGCGAAGGGGCCATCGCG GCCATAATGCAAGGGGAGGAGGTCTCCAAGCCCGTGCTGCAAGTCATC aaCACACGGGCTATTGCCACGGGATCTGGGCCCCCACGTTACAGAGTGCTGATGAGTGATGGGGTGAACACCCTCTCCT cattCATGTTGGCAACACAGCTGAACTCCCTGGTGGAAGAGGAACGCTTGTCAGCCCGGTGTGTTTGCCAGGTTAACAGATTCATTGTCAACAGCCTGAAAGATGGAAG GAGAGTGGTGATCCTGATGGATGTGAATGTCCTGCAAACTGCTGATCAGGTTGGTGGGCCCATAGGCAATCCCCAGCCATACAATGAGG GACAAGGGCAAcgttctgcagctccagcaggaaacCCAGCAGCCAGCAAACCACAGCAGCAAAATGGCAATTTGTCTGGAGCAG gtcctgctgctcccaagTACCACGCTCCCTCCCACCAGTTTGGAAAAGcgagtgctcccagtgccctgaaGACACCTGGGGGGTCTCAGATCAAAGTGGTACCCATTGCCAGCTTGAATCCATACCAGTCCAA GTGGACCATTTGTGCTCGTGTTACTCAAAAAGGTCAGATCCGCACGTGGAGCAACTCTCGTGGGGAAGGAAAGCTCTTTTCCATAGAGCTGGTTGACGAAAGT GGTGAGATTAGAGCTACTGCATTCAACGATCAAGCAGACAAGTTCTTTCCACTCATTGAATTGAACAAG GTATATTGTTTTACCAAAGGCAATTTGAAGACTGCTAACAAGCAATATACAGCTGTTAAGAATGACTACGAGATTACATTCACTAATGAGACTTCAGTTGTGCCCTGTGATGATGCCCAGCATCTTCCATCTGTTCAGTTTGATTTTGTATCCATCTCTGACTTGGAGAACACGCCCAAAGACTCGATTGTTG ATGTAATTGGAATTTGCAAGAGCTACGAAGATGTCACTAAAATTACAGTGAAAGCTAACAATAGGGAGGTTTCAAAGAGGAACGTGCATCTGATGGATACATCAGGGAAACTGGTGACAGCTACACTGTGGGGAAATGAG GCTGAACAGTTTGATGGGTCCAGACAACCTGTGATTGCCATCAAAGGAGCCCGTGTCTCTGACTTTGGTGGCAGAAgcctgtctgtcctgtcctcCAGCACAGTTGTCATCAACCCTGATAGCCCAGAGGCTTTCAAGCTCCGAGGATG GTTTGACTCTGAGGGGCAGCTTCTGGAATGTACCTCCATCTCTGATGTGAGGGGTgggccagcagctggagcaaaTACCAACTGGAAAACTTTGTTTGAAGCCAAATCTGAGAACTTGGGACAAGGAGATAAG GCAGATTATTTTAGCTGTGTGGGCACCATTGTACATCTGCGCAAGGAGAACTGCATGTACCAGGCGTGTCCCTCCCAGGATTGCAACAAGAAGGTGATAGACCAGCAGAACGGACTTTACCGCTGCGAGAAGTGCGACCGCGAATTCCCCAACTTCAAGTACCGCCTGATGCTCCTG GTGACCATTGCAGACTGTCTGGAATATCAGTGGGTGACTTGTTTTCAAGACACAGCAGAATTCATTCTTGGccaaaatgcagcttttctggGAGAACTGAAGGAAAAG AACGAGCAGGCTTTTGAAGAAGTGTTCCAGAATGCAAACTTCAACACCTACGAGTTCAGGATCCGGGTGAAACTGGAGACTTACAAC GACGAGTCTCGTATTAAGGCCACAGCACTGGACGTCAAACCCGTGAACTACAGAGAATACAGCAAGAGGTTGATTGCCAACATCAGGAGGAATGCTCAGCTGGGATGA